A region from the Canis lupus familiaris isolate Mischka breed German Shepherd chromosome 3, alternate assembly UU_Cfam_GSD_1.0, whole genome shotgun sequence genome encodes:
- the FGFRL1 gene encoding fibroblast growth factor receptor-like 1 yields the protein MTPGPALLLLLPPLLLGALPPAAAARGPPRMADKVVPRQVARLGRTVRLQCPVEGDPPPLTMWTKDGRTIHGGWSRFRVLPQGLKVKEVEREDAGAYVCKATNGFGSLSVNYTLIVMDDTGPGRERLGHDGASGGQEDPTGKQWARPRFTQPSKMRRRVIARPVGSSVRLKCVASGHPRPDITWMKDDQALTGLEAGEHRKKKWTLSLKNLRPEDSGKYTCRVSNRAGAINATYKVDVIQRTRSKPVLTGTHPVNTTVDFGGTTSFQCKVRSDVKPVIQWLKRVEYGAEGRYNSTIDVGGQKFVVLPTGDVWSRPDGSYLNKLLITRARQDDAGMYICLGANTMGYSFRSAFLTVLPDPKPPGPPVAPASSSTSLPWPVVIGIPAGAVFLLGTVLLWLCQAKKKPCAPAAAPPLPAHRPPVPARDRAGDKDPAAPPSLVPGPGAALCDELGPPAAAQHLLGPGPPAGPRLYPKLYTDVHTHTHTHTHSHTHSHVEGKVHQHQHIHYQC from the exons ATGACGCCCGGCcccgcgctgctgctgctgctgccgccgctgctgctggGGGCcctgccgcccgccgccgccgcccgag GCCCCCCAAGGATGGCAGACAAGGTGGTCCCAAGGCAGGTGGCCCGGCTGGGCCGCACCGTGCGGCTGCAGTGCCCTGTGGAGGGGGATCCACCGCCGCTGACCATGTGGACCAAGGACGGCCGCACGATCCACGGCGGCTGGAGCCGCTTCCGCGTGCTGCCCCAAGGCCTGAAGGTGAAGGAGGTGGAGCGCGAGGACGCTGGCGCCTACGTGTGCAAGGCCACCAACGGCTTCGGCAGCCTCAGCGTCAACTACACGCTCATCGTGATGG ATGACACTGGCCCGGGAAGGGAGCGTCTGGGGCACGACGGCGCCTCGGGGGGCCAGGAGGACCCGACCGGCAAGCAGTGGG CGCGGCCCCGCTTCACGCAGCCCTCCAAGATGAGGCGCCGGGTGATCGCGCGGCCGGTGGGCAGCTCCGTGCGGCTCAAGTGCGTGGCCAGCGGGCACCCGCGGCCCGACATCACGTGGATGAAGGACGACCAGGCCTTGACGGGCTTGGAGGCCGGCGAGCACCGGAAGAAGAAGTGGACGCTGAGCCTGAAGAACCTGCGCCCCGAGGACAGTGGCAAGTACACGTGCCGCGTGTCCAACCGCGCCGGCGCCATCAACGCGACCTACAAGGTGGACGTGATCC AGCGGACCCGCTCCAAGCCCGTGCTCACGGGCACGCACCCCGTGAACACGACGGTGGACTTTGGGGGCACCACGTCGTTCCAGTGCAAGGTGCGCAGTGACGTGAAGCCGGTGATCCAGTGGCTGAAGCGCGTGGAGTACGGCGCCGAGGGCCGCTACAACTCCACCATCGACGTGGGCGGCCAGAAGTTCGTGGTGCTGCCCACGGGCGACGTGTGGTCGAGGCCCGACGGCTCCTACCTCAACAAGCTGCTCATCACGCGTGCGCGCCAGGACGACGCGGGCATGTACATCTGCCTGGGCGCCAACACCATGGGCTACAGCTTCCGCAGCGCCTTCCTCACCGTGCTGCCAG ACCCCAAGCCGCCCGGGCCGCCCGTGGCCCCCGCGTCGTCCAGCACGAGCTTGCCGTGGCCCGTGGTCATCGGCATCCCCGCGGGCGCCGTCTTCCTCCTGGGCACCGTGCTCCTGTGGCTGTGCCAGGCCAAGAAGAAGCCGTGCgcgcccgcggccgccccgcctTTGCCCGCGCACCGCCCGCCCGTGCCCGCCCGCGACCGGGCCGGGGACAAGGACCCCGCGGCGCCGCCCTCCCTCGTCCCAGGCCCCGGCGCGGCGCTGTGTGACGAGCTGGGGCCCCCTGCGGCCGCCCAGCACCTGCTGGGCCCGGGCCCCCCCGCCGGGCCCAGGCTCTACCCCAAACTCTACACGgacgtgcacacgcacacgcacacgcacacgcactcACACACGCACTCGCACGTGGAGGGCAAGGTCCACCAGCACCAGCACATCCACTACCAGTGCTAG